The following proteins are co-located in the Nonlabens ponticola genome:
- a CDS encoding carboxypeptidase-like regulatory domain-containing protein, protein MRSSKHKSWLLFLFILGSAFAKAQSTTTTITGKIIDEITSEPLMGVAVYISGTSIGVVSGPDGDFSIEYSQEYNSPLVFSFLGYEKKQLADPVSFDTSIIKLSMQENDLEAVVINPDPWDRTTKERLFRETFIGLNSLEHTKILNMSQVRLRFNPETKQLTAWSNNPIRIYNEQLGYLIDYDLVEFELNFRKIPSDSQIQRSYDVEHAYRNYVQTSSYRAGSSFYQDAHDVDITKRKWRRRRNKAFRQSSLNLFRVISRETWEESKFKLFSKGFKVDPEKHIRSKKIVDGYQVAFRNKRYSVKDRSGHQTDFSLSTNYLYIDDYGNNLTSREIRLSGYIAKLGVGGMMPLDYEVIEK, encoded by the coding sequence ATGAGGAGTAGCAAACACAAATCCTGGTTGTTGTTTCTGTTTATTTTAGGTTCCGCTTTCGCGAAAGCACAATCTACAACCACCACTATCACAGGAAAGATCATCGATGAGATTACCAGCGAGCCATTAATGGGTGTTGCAGTTTATATTTCAGGAACCTCGATAGGTGTTGTTTCTGGACCAGATGGTGATTTTTCTATTGAATATTCTCAAGAGTATAATTCACCACTAGTTTTTAGTTTTTTAGGATATGAAAAAAAGCAACTTGCAGATCCGGTAAGCTTTGACACGTCAATTATCAAACTATCCATGCAAGAAAATGATCTGGAAGCTGTGGTCATCAATCCAGATCCATGGGATCGCACCACCAAAGAACGTTTATTTAGAGAAACCTTTATTGGTTTAAATAGCCTTGAACATACTAAGATTCTTAACATGAGTCAAGTGCGATTGAGGTTCAATCCAGAGACTAAACAACTAACGGCATGGAGCAACAATCCTATCAGGATTTACAATGAACAATTAGGATACCTGATTGATTACGATTTGGTAGAATTTGAGCTCAACTTTAGAAAAATACCTTCTGACAGTCAAATCCAGCGCTCCTATGATGTTGAACATGCCTATAGGAATTATGTTCAAACTTCCTCATATCGCGCGGGTTCATCATTCTATCAAGACGCGCACGACGTCGATATTACAAAAAGAAAATGGCGTAGGAGACGCAATAAGGCCTTCAGGCAATCATCGCTCAATTTATTTAGGGTGATATCACGAGAGACATGGGAAGAAAGCAAGTTTAAATTGTTCTCCAAAGGTTTTAAAGTAGATCCTGAAAAACATATTAGATCAAAAAAGATTGTGGATGGATATCAGGTAGCTTTTAGAAATAAGCGATATTCCGTCAAGGATAGGTCTGGACATCAAACTGATTTTTCACTATCAACCAATTATCTATACATAGATGATTACGGCAATAATTTGACCTCTAGAGAAATTAGGCTTAGTGGATATATTGCAAAATTAGGAGTAGGCGGCATGATGCCACTTGACTATGAGGTGATAGAAAAATAG
- a CDS encoding TM2 domain-containing protein gives MSDTNRPNDDSRFDSTREGFKQSANEFKDGLDDLVHGQNNKKLIAGLMGIFFGGLGIHKFVLGYTQEGLILLGTTLLSLVLICVVIGAFTIYIPVIIGFIEGIIYLTKSDEEFYQMYQVGRKPWF, from the coding sequence ATGAGTGATACCAATAGACCCAACGATGATTCTAGATTTGACAGTACCAGAGAAGGTTTCAAGCAATCTGCAAATGAGTTTAAAGACGGACTGGACGATCTAGTGCATGGTCAAAACAACAAGAAGTTGATTGCTGGTTTGATGGGGATTTTCTTCGGCGGTTTGGGAATTCACAAGTTTGTTTTGGGTTATACTCAAGAAGGTTTGATTTTGTTGGGTACCACGCTGCTATCGTTAGTGCTAATTTGCGTTGTCATAGGAGCATTTACCATCTATATCCCAGTTATCATAGGCTTTATAGAAGGTATCATCTATCTCACAAAGTCTGATGAGGAGTTTTACCAAATGTATCAAGTAGGTCGCAAGCCTTGGTTCTAG
- a CDS encoding VOC family protein codes for MKGKVTGIGGVFFKCADVEATKAWYKKHLGIDAGDYGATFKAAENQTTAWSPFKQKTDYLGERDQQFMVNYRVDDLDALMQRLAAADIESIKPIEHYEYGSFAWVVDIDGRRIELWQPADESIL; via the coding sequence ATGAAAGGAAAAGTCACAGGAATAGGAGGCGTTTTCTTCAAATGTGCAGATGTTGAAGCTACCAAGGCATGGTATAAAAAACATCTGGGCATCGATGCTGGCGATTATGGAGCAACCTTTAAAGCCGCAGAAAATCAAACAACCGCATGGAGTCCATTTAAACAAAAGACCGATTATCTAGGTGAACGAGATCAACAATTCATGGTCAATTATCGTGTGGATGATCTTGACGCTCTTATGCAGAGACTGGCAGCCGCTGATATTGAATCCATCAAACCAATAGAGCATTATGAGTACGGATCCTTTGCCTGGGTTGTAGATATTGATGGACGCAGGATAGAACTTTGGCAGCCAGCAGATGAATCTATTTTATAA
- a CDS encoding 2-hydroxyacid dehydrogenase, whose amino-acid sequence MKILHLDSNHEILAQMLEDAGHENHFDFTSNKEQIQQVLSNYDALVVRSRFPIDAAFLSHATNLKCIGRVGAGLENIDLAVAEKLGIACFNAPEGNRNAVGEHALAMLLALFNKLNKADREVRSGIWDREGNRGIELDGRTVGLIGYGNMGKAFARKLRGFDCEVLCYDIKDNVGDENAQQVSLAHLQQDADVLSLHTPQTQLTTNMVDADFINAFAKPFHLINTARGKSVVTADLVAALENGKILGAGLDVLEYEKSSFENMFDEHQMPEDFKKLLAMDQVILSPHVAGWTVESKKLLAQVIANKMIKDLES is encoded by the coding sequence ATGAAGATCTTACACCTAGATAGTAATCATGAAATTCTGGCTCAAATGCTGGAAGATGCTGGTCATGAAAATCATTTTGATTTCACCAGTAATAAGGAACAAATACAGCAAGTATTATCCAATTATGACGCGCTGGTCGTGCGCAGTAGATTCCCTATCGACGCAGCGTTTTTGTCGCACGCTACAAATCTCAAATGTATAGGACGTGTAGGCGCTGGACTAGAAAATATAGATCTCGCCGTTGCTGAAAAATTAGGAATCGCCTGTTTCAACGCACCAGAAGGAAATAGAAATGCCGTAGGCGAGCATGCGCTAGCCATGTTGCTAGCCTTGTTCAACAAATTGAATAAGGCAGATCGTGAGGTGCGTTCTGGCATCTGGGATCGAGAAGGTAATCGTGGTATTGAACTCGATGGTCGCACGGTAGGATTGATAGGTTATGGCAACATGGGTAAAGCTTTTGCAAGAAAATTGCGTGGGTTTGATTGTGAGGTACTATGTTATGATATCAAAGACAATGTAGGTGATGAAAACGCACAACAAGTCTCGCTAGCACATCTGCAACAAGACGCCGATGTACTGAGCCTACACACACCGCAAACCCAGCTTACCACAAACATGGTGGATGCAGACTTCATCAACGCTTTTGCAAAACCTTTTCACCTCATCAATACCGCTCGTGGTAAATCTGTCGTGACCGCCGACTTGGTTGCCGCGTTAGAGAATGGTAAGATCCTAGGTGCAGGTCTGGACGTGCTGGAATATGAAAAAAGCTCTTTTGAAAATATGTTTGATGAGCATCAAATGCCTGAAGATTTCAAGAAACTGCTTGCCATGGATCAAGTCATATTATCGCCGCATGTTGCTGGATGGACCGTTGAATCAAAAAAGCTGCTTGCACAGGTAATCGCTAACAAAATGATAAAGGACCTAGAATCATGA
- the mgtE gene encoding magnesium transporter codes for MQFQVTPDFITDLEQLIDQGDSARVKAILEDLHFADIAEIIDDLNLERAIFIIKLLDSETTSEALMELDEDQRDRILNELSPKEIADELEEMDTDDAADILNELPDILAQEVISNMGDEQHAEDIVDLLRYDENSAGGLMAKELVKVNENWTVTGCVSEMRAQAENVTRVHSIYVVDNQQKLKGRLSLKDLLTSAETTPIKDVYIPKVDYVNVNTSGEEVARVMRKYDLEAIPVVDELDRLVGRITIDDIVDFITEEAEKDYQLASGISQDVEANDSILDLTRARLPWLVLGLVGGIGAAAIMGQFESLFEEYAVLFLFTPLIAAMAGNVGVQSSAIIVQGIANDDLRGSISSRLLKEVLLAMLNGVILALLLLVYTYFAQGEILTSIAISTSLFCVIIVAGLIGTFVPLFLHKRGIDPALATGPFITTSNDIFGILIYFLLAKAIIGI; via the coding sequence ATGCAATTTCAAGTAACACCAGACTTTATCACAGACCTTGAACAACTCATCGATCAAGGTGATAGCGCTCGCGTCAAGGCGATATTAGAGGATTTGCACTTTGCTGACATTGCTGAGATCATTGACGATCTCAATCTAGAGCGAGCAATTTTCATCATCAAGTTGCTGGATAGCGAGACCACGTCTGAGGCTCTCATGGAACTTGATGAAGACCAACGAGACCGTATTCTCAATGAGTTATCACCTAAGGAAATTGCCGACGAGCTAGAAGAAATGGATACCGATGATGCCGCCGATATCCTAAACGAGCTGCCAGATATTCTCGCTCAAGAAGTCATCTCAAATATGGGTGACGAGCAACATGCAGAAGACATAGTAGATCTATTGCGCTATGATGAAAATAGCGCTGGTGGACTGATGGCAAAAGAATTGGTAAAGGTGAATGAAAACTGGACCGTTACCGGTTGTGTAAGCGAGATGCGCGCACAGGCGGAAAACGTTACCAGAGTCCATTCCATTTATGTGGTGGACAATCAACAAAAACTAAAAGGTCGTCTCTCTCTCAAGGACTTACTCACAAGTGCTGAGACCACACCTATCAAGGATGTATATATTCCCAAAGTGGATTACGTCAATGTCAACACATCTGGCGAAGAGGTTGCTCGCGTTATGCGTAAATATGACCTGGAAGCCATACCCGTGGTAGATGAGCTAGACAGACTTGTAGGCCGTATTACCATTGACGATATAGTAGATTTTATTACTGAAGAAGCTGAAAAGGACTACCAACTCGCATCGGGTATCTCGCAGGATGTCGAGGCAAATGACAGTATTCTCGATTTGACACGAGCGCGATTGCCTTGGCTTGTTCTAGGACTAGTCGGTGGTATAGGTGCTGCTGCGATTATGGGCCAGTTTGAGTCCTTGTTTGAAGAGTATGCCGTGCTGTTTTTATTTACACCACTCATCGCCGCGATGGCAGGAAATGTGGGCGTTCAATCCAGTGCAATCATCGTTCAAGGTATTGCAAATGATGATTTGCGCGGCAGCATTTCTAGCCGTTTACTTAAAGAAGTCTTGCTTGCCATGCTCAACGGTGTGATTTTGGCCTTACTGCTACTGGTTTACACCTATTTTGCTCAAGGCGAGATCCTTACATCCATCGCTATTTCTACCTCACTGTTTTGTGTTATTATTGTCGCTGGCCTTATCGGGACTTTTGTTCCGCTCTTTTTACATAAGCGCGGTATCGATCCTGCACTCGCGACAGGTCCTTTTATCACGACCAGCAACGACATCTTTGGTATTCTTATTTATTTCCTACTTGCAAAGGCCATCATTGGTATCTAG
- a CDS encoding oxidoreductase: protein MEKKIWFITGISSGLGEALATQVMNAGDFVVGTFRKESQTSAFNKKYEDKGHAITLDVTQENEIAPAVKNIIEQFGNIDVLVNNAGIGIIGAVEETSIAETRKVFETNFYSVLNLTNAVLPYMRDRKSGHIIQISSHGGLKAFAGFGIYNASKFALEGFSEALAQEIAPLGIKLTMVEPGPFRTRFASSNLMEADKVIEDYNDTAGAFRNKLKGVDGKQEGDPNKAALAIINLVNSDNPSLRLPLGKTALVTIQMKIDSVQADLDAHREIAAGAIYKS, encoded by the coding sequence ATGGAAAAGAAAATTTGGTTTATCACAGGTATATCGAGTGGATTGGGTGAAGCACTTGCCACACAGGTTATGAACGCTGGAGATTTTGTAGTAGGTACTTTTAGAAAGGAATCGCAGACCTCAGCCTTCAATAAAAAATATGAAGATAAAGGTCATGCCATCACCCTTGACGTCACCCAGGAAAATGAAATAGCACCAGCCGTTAAGAATATCATCGAGCAGTTTGGAAACATTGATGTGCTGGTTAACAACGCTGGAATCGGAATTATTGGCGCAGTTGAAGAAACCTCGATCGCTGAAACGAGAAAAGTATTTGAAACTAATTTTTACAGCGTACTCAATCTCACAAATGCTGTATTGCCATACATGCGTGATAGAAAATCGGGACACATTATTCAAATCTCATCGCATGGCGGTTTGAAGGCCTTTGCAGGTTTTGGAATTTATAATGCCAGTAAGTTTGCATTAGAAGGTTTTAGTGAAGCGCTGGCGCAAGAAATTGCACCACTGGGTATTAAGTTAACTATGGTCGAGCCAGGACCATTCCGTACACGATTTGCTAGCAGCAATCTTATGGAGGCCGACAAGGTTATTGAAGATTATAACGATACCGCTGGAGCATTTAGAAACAAACTCAAAGGTGTTGATGGTAAGCAAGAAGGCGATCCTAATAAAGCCGCGCTTGCTATAATAAATTTGGTTAATTCAGATAACCCATCACTACGATTGCCATTAGGTAAAACAGCACTAGTCACCATACAAATGAAAATTGACAGCGTCCAGGCAGATCTCGATGCTCATCGTGAAATAGCTGCTGGCGCAATTTATAAGTCTTAA
- a CDS encoding peroxiredoxin family protein — protein sequence MSDTHNSYKEDLKTLRGNLTQMLPADALEVFDNDASQLQASQQSILKLQTGDTAPDFSLSNAANETVRLYDLLEESRVILVFYRGTWCPYCNLQLSHYRQHMDNFTKHNAQLVAVSPQTPDESMNIKEKNELDFHVLSDNGNMVARNFTQVFKNADQPIDTMTNLGFDFDSHYADDSREIPVPAVFIIDQDHKVTFAASTGGDYRNRVEATDIINSLK from the coding sequence ATGAGCGATACACACAACTCTTACAAAGAAGACTTGAAAACCTTGCGCGGTAACCTCACACAGATGCTACCGGCTGACGCACTTGAGGTATTTGACAACGATGCGAGCCAATTGCAAGCATCACAACAATCCATTTTAAAATTGCAAACAGGAGATACAGCTCCTGACTTTTCACTATCAAACGCTGCAAATGAAACGGTGCGTTTGTACGACCTGCTGGAAGAAAGTCGTGTGATCCTGGTTTTTTATCGAGGCACGTGGTGCCCTTACTGCAATCTACAGTTATCTCACTATAGGCAACACATGGATAATTTTACCAAGCATAATGCACAGCTTGTAGCTGTTTCTCCACAAACACCAGATGAGTCGATGAACATAAAGGAAAAGAACGAGCTAGATTTTCATGTATTGAGTGACAATGGTAATATGGTTGCTAGAAATTTTACCCAGGTATTTAAAAACGCTGATCAACCAATAGATACCATGACAAATTTGGGATTTGACTTTGACAGCCATTATGCAGATGACTCACGTGAGATTCCAGTGCCAGCAGTTTTTATTATTGATCAGGATCATAAAGTAACCTTTGCAGCATCAACTGGAGGCGATTACCGCAATCGTGTAGAAGCAACTGATATTATTAACTCATTAAAATAG
- a CDS encoding Crp/Fnr family transcriptional regulator, translated as MQDYQNILNNIKRYVDLDERDEREFTGLLRTTRVKKRQFIVQPNFVCHHQTYVKKGALRSYFISDAGMEHTIQFAVEDWFISDFNSYVNQEPASLFVEALEDCIVHQISYEDTEQLCASNHKFERFFRLVAQKSFAYSQRRVLSNLNNTAQERYLEFLKLYPNIVQRVPQYMLASYLGMTAEFLSKIRKRVAQES; from the coding sequence TTGCAAGACTATCAAAACATATTAAACAATATCAAAAGGTATGTTGATCTCGATGAGCGAGATGAGCGTGAATTCACTGGCTTACTGCGCACGACAAGAGTAAAAAAAAGGCAGTTTATCGTGCAGCCCAATTTTGTTTGTCATCATCAAACTTATGTGAAAAAAGGTGCGTTGCGCAGTTATTTCATAAGCGATGCAGGTATGGAACACACCATCCAATTTGCTGTAGAAGACTGGTTTATCAGCGACTTTAATAGTTATGTAAATCAAGAACCAGCATCTCTATTTGTAGAGGCACTAGAAGACTGTATTGTACATCAAATATCCTATGAGGACACAGAACAATTGTGTGCCAGCAACCATAAATTTGAGCGATTCTTTAGACTTGTTGCCCAAAAGTCATTTGCCTATTCCCAGCGCCGTGTATTGTCAAATCTTAATAATACTGCACAAGAACGCTATCTTGAATTTCTAAAACTCTACCCCAATATTGTCCAGCGCGTGCCGCAATATATGCTTGCATCCTACCTAGGCATGACAGCTGAGTTTTTGAGTAAAATACGCAAGCGCGTTGCTCAAGAATCTTGA
- the rsmA gene encoding 16S rRNA (adenine(1518)-N(6)/adenine(1519)-N(6))-dimethyltransferase RsmA: protein MAKKQFKKYTSQDKGVTAKKHLGQHFLKDESIAVRIADCLTYNGYDQVLEIGPGTGVLTKHVIRKGIKVTAMELDSESVVYLKHSFPIEHQKIVSPATFEVLEADFLKQDLSQIFGDEPFAIVGNFPYNISTQIVFKTIENREQIPEFGGMFQKEVAQRICADHGSKTYGILSVLTQAYYDADYLFTVGPEVFDPPPRVHSGVLLLTRKQNHDQLSCSYDKLRQVVKLAFQQRRKTLRNSLKSMNLPDEMREQEIFSLRPEQISVDEFVKLTTEIEEIEKSQ from the coding sequence TTGGCTAAAAAACAGTTCAAAAAATACACCTCGCAAGACAAAGGCGTCACTGCCAAAAAGCACCTAGGACAGCATTTTCTTAAGGATGAGAGCATTGCTGTGCGCATTGCAGATTGCTTAACCTACAATGGCTATGACCAGGTTCTAGAAATAGGTCCAGGAACTGGTGTGTTGACTAAGCATGTGATAAGAAAAGGCATCAAGGTCACCGCGATGGAACTGGATAGTGAGTCCGTGGTTTACTTGAAACACTCCTTTCCTATAGAGCATCAAAAAATCGTTTCGCCAGCCACCTTTGAAGTGCTGGAAGCCGACTTTTTAAAGCAGGATTTGAGCCAGATTTTTGGCGATGAGCCTTTTGCCATCGTTGGTAACTTTCCCTACAACATCAGTACACAAATTGTTTTTAAGACCATTGAGAATAGAGAACAGATTCCAGAATTTGGCGGTATGTTCCAGAAGGAAGTGGCACAACGCATTTGTGCAGATCACGGCTCCAAGACATATGGTATTCTTTCTGTCTTGACGCAAGCATATTATGATGCCGATTATCTATTTACCGTTGGCCCAGAGGTTTTTGATCCACCACCAAGAGTGCATAGTGGAGTTTTATTGCTTACGCGAAAACAAAATCACGACCAGCTATCCTGCTCTTATGACAAGCTGCGACAGGTGGTAAAACTGGCATTCCAGCAACGTCGCAAAACGCTACGCAATTCGCTCAAATCCATGAATTTGCCAGACGAGATGCGTGAGCAAGAAATATTTAGCCTGCGACCTGAACAGATATCAGTAGATGAGTTTGTGAAGTTGACGACTGAAATTGAGGAAATTGAAAAAAGCCAGTGA
- a CDS encoding DUF4286 family protein — MIIYNVTSNMHKSLENEWLEWVREHIAQVLGTGLFMDARLTRVLVEEEDDSSTFSIQYKSTSREALELFYEKHDARMRQIAAGRFGDRVLSFRTELEMIDEYRVHGNMN, encoded by the coding sequence ATGATTATATATAACGTGACGAGCAACATGCATAAGTCACTAGAAAATGAATGGCTGGAATGGGTGCGAGAACATATCGCACAAGTATTGGGAACAGGTCTTTTTATGGATGCCAGGCTCACGAGAGTTCTGGTTGAAGAAGAAGATGACAGCAGCACTTTTTCGATCCAGTATAAGTCTACCAGTCGCGAGGCGTTGGAATTATTTTATGAGAAGCATGATGCCAGGATGCGACAGATTGCCGCTGGACGTTTTGGCGATCGAGTGCTATCCTTTAGAACCGAGTTGGAAATGATCGACGAGTATCGCGTTCATGGGAATATGAATTAG